Proteins found in one Sphingobium sp. V4 genomic segment:
- the ald gene encoding alanine dehydrogenase, whose translation MIVGTVKEIKNHEYRVGLTPESVHELTASGHRVLVETGAGEGIGASDALYEKAGAQIVATAAEIFATAEMIVKVKEPQAVERAMLRPGQILYTYLHLAPDPEQTRDLIASGATCIAYETVTDASGGLPLLKPMSQVAGRMAIQAGATALEKAHGGRGVLLGGVPGVLPAKVVVIGGGVVGFNAAQMAAGLGADVTILDRSPEVLEKLGMYFEARAKTRFSNRANLAECVAEADLVIGAVLIPGAAAPKLVSAEMLKTMKKGAVLVDVAIDQGGCFETSHATTHAEPTYVVDGVVHYCVANMPGAVARTSTYALNNVTLPHALRIADLGWKEALRRDPHLRAGLNVWDGKVTYQAVAEDLGLAYTPAEEAVA comes from the coding sequence ATGATCGTCGGCACCGTCAAAGAGATCAAGAATCACGAATATCGCGTCGGCCTGACGCCCGAGAGCGTGCATGAACTGACCGCGAGCGGCCATCGCGTGCTGGTGGAAACCGGCGCGGGCGAAGGCATCGGCGCCAGCGATGCGCTCTATGAGAAGGCGGGCGCGCAGATCGTCGCCACCGCCGCTGAAATCTTCGCCACGGCCGAGATGATCGTGAAGGTCAAGGAGCCGCAGGCCGTCGAACGCGCGATGCTGCGCCCTGGCCAGATCCTCTACACCTATCTCCACCTCGCCCCCGACCCGGAACAGACCCGCGACCTGATCGCGTCGGGTGCCACCTGCATCGCCTACGAAACCGTGACCGACGCCTCGGGCGGTTTGCCGCTGCTCAAGCCCATGAGCCAGGTCGCCGGACGCATGGCGATCCAGGCGGGCGCGACGGCGCTGGAAAAGGCGCATGGCGGCCGCGGCGTCCTGCTGGGCGGCGTGCCGGGCGTGCTGCCGGCGAAGGTCGTGGTGATCGGCGGCGGCGTCGTCGGCTTCAACGCGGCGCAGATGGCCGCGGGCCTGGGCGCTGACGTCACCATCCTCGATCGTAGCCCCGAAGTGCTGGAAAAGCTTGGCATGTATTTCGAGGCGCGGGCCAAGACCCGCTTCTCCAACCGCGCCAACCTGGCCGAATGCGTGGCCGAGGCGGATCTGGTGATCGGCGCGGTGCTCATCCCGGGCGCCGCTGCGCCCAAGCTGGTCAGCGCCGAAATGCTCAAGACCATGAAGAAGGGCGCCGTGCTGGTCGACGTCGCGATCGACCAGGGCGGTTGCTTTGAGACCAGCCATGCCACCACCCATGCCGAACCGACCTATGTCGTCGACGGCGTAGTCCATTATTGCGTCGCCAACATGCCCGGCGCCGTGGCGCGCACCAGCACCTATGCGCTCAACAATGTCACGCTGCCGCACGCACTGCGCATCGCCGACCTGGGCTGGAAGGAAGCGCTGCGCCGCGATCCGCACCTGCGCGCGGGCCTCAACGTCTGGGACGGCAAGGTCACCTATCAGGCGGTCGCGGAGGATCTGGGCCTGGCCTACACGCCTGCGGAAGAAGCGGTCGCCTGA
- a CDS encoding Lrp/AsnC family transcriptional regulator: MDRFDVALLEALQSDSRRSMADLGERIGLSASACHRRIKALEDTGLIAGYAARLDPEALGLTLHAFVEMSLTSQSRETMDRFEAAVADFPEILECHLMAGQADYLLRVAAADLKGFDAIHRDCLARLPGVSAIRTSFAIRRIRDWQGYRLRGLKALP, translated from the coding sequence ATGGATCGGTTCGATGTCGCGTTGCTGGAAGCGTTGCAGTCCGACTCGCGCCGATCGATGGCGGACCTCGGGGAGCGCATCGGCCTCTCCGCCTCCGCCTGTCACCGGCGGATCAAGGCGCTGGAGGATACCGGGCTGATCGCGGGCTATGCGGCGCGGCTCGACCCCGAAGCGCTGGGACTGACACTCCACGCCTTCGTCGAAATGTCGCTCACCAGCCAGAGCCGCGAAACGATGGATCGGTTCGAGGCGGCAGTGGCGGACTTCCCCGAAATATTGGAATGCCATCTGATGGCCGGACAGGCCGACTATCTGCTGCGGGTGGCGGCCGCCGACCTCAAGGGATTCGACGCCATCCATCGCGACTGCCTTGCCCGCCTGCCCGGCGTGTCAGCGATCCGCACCAGCTTCGCCATCCGCCGCATCCGCGACTGGCAGGGCTATCGCCTGCGCGGCCTCAAGGCGCTGCCCTGA